AATTCCCACTTGGCGAATAGGAAGCAGAATGAAATTCGTGGCCGTTGGCGTGTGAGTCCCCCGTGGGATGCGCGAAGGTGAGCTGGCAGACCCATGTGGCTCCAAATAAATGAGGTTTTTACTTCAAATCCCCCCCAGTTTTGCTCCTGCCTCCCCCCTTGAAAGTGggaatcataatttttttttaaatttaaatcataataaaatatatattattttttaaattttaatatttaaataaaaagttataaataaaaaaaatatttttaagtgtcatttaatacaaaaatattttttacattttatttattattcaaatgaattaaaaaaaataagttaattttttaatttcaaaaaattatataaaaatgaatacaataacaaaaatatttgaaataatttacttttgggaatgttaagacaaaaaatgacattttacttcctaattacataaaaaaattatttaatatataattaagaatggAAAAACTATTTAACATATTATTtgatgtatattttatataggaaaattttaaaaatatttcttacctaaccgacttttcaaaagtcggtttggattaaaaaaacaaaacaaaataaaacaaaacaaaaaactagAACAAAAATCTAGGCACAAAAAACAATTAGAATGAAATAATggaatgaaagaaaaatgtaatgaaataaaaaaagtataacatgtgtttcACGTGTTCTCCCATCACCGATGTGTCCAACTCGTGCCGCCCGCGCACCACAACTGGGTAAAAATTCAGGCATTCTCACATTTCGATTTTCGGAGTATAGTGGAGTAGGTGTTTCGCCTTGACCCAATTCACTAAATATCTGCTTTGGTACAAGTAGGTCATTCCTCGGTGCTTCCTTTGACTGACGACAACCATTCTCCAATGCTCATCTCGGCCGATCCAGCTTGTGGTCGGGTCACGGAACATGCTCGTGTTTATGTTCAGGGTGGGAACCACAAGGGGGTTGTCGTCGGGTTTGATCCATTCACGGAGATACGAGTGAATAGGTTAGCAGGTACGGCGTAGTTTTGGACCTGTTTGTTCTGGAGGTCGAGTCTAGTGTAGAGGATGACGGGTTTGTTGCCCGGGAGGATGGTGGCAGATCCGGACCAGCACTCATTTATGTCGAAGGGCTTGGATGGGTAGATGGTCGGGTCAAGGGCGACCTAATTGATGAGATTCTTGGAGATGGAATGAGCCCAAAAGATGTTGCCCCACACAAATTCCTTCGGGCCGTGCTAGTAGAAGAGATGATAGATTCCATTGTAATACATTGGTCCTATTTGGCACGAAAGAAAGTAGAATAGCGGAAaaagaaaagattaattaaaattagaaacaaattttctattttaggaaaaagaaatggaagttagtttttttaaataattttttttatgtaattaggaagtaagatgtcatttttgtcttattattctcaaaagtaaattatttcaaattttttgttattgtattcatttctatataatattttgaaattaaaaaattaatttactttttttaattcatttgaaaaataaataaaaagtaaaaaatattttttatattaaatgacactaaaaaatattttttttacttacaaatttttatttaaatcttaaaattttaaaaataatatatattttattattatttaaattaaaaataatatatattttattatttgattttgggtggggggggttgggatttggttttttggggggtgacttttgaaaagtcggttctcaatttttatttttattttttattttgatagtCAAGAATTGCGGctgaattttgttttttttaaagcccaaatcgacttttggaaagtcaattcttaatttttatttttttttatttcgacAGTCAAGAATTGtggttgactttttttttttttttttaaaagtacatttatgtaaatttttcaaattttcttcatatttgtgttttctgattttttttaataatattttggtaaaaaactctCCCTTCCGCTTCCTCTCACTCTCAGTCTCCTTAAGTCCCTCTTGGCTCTCTCAGACTCCGAAGTCAATCTccctctctcaactctctcaaACTTCGGAGTCgatctgcattttttttttattttatatttcacattttttaaagatttaataaataaaataagtacttttctttaaaaaatttaaatacataattattttttaaataggtaGCTCATGATCCGTCTAATAAACAAGCAGTTAGGATTTATAGTTAGGTTTATATGGTTGCGACCCATTTACAACTCAACCTGTTTTCAACGGGCTCAACCCCAGCCCACGagcccgttttgccacccctaaatCTAAGTCTCATTTTTGTGGTCAGGCGAAACGGAAAGCTGAAAAATGCAAACAAACACCAACACAAAATGTTCCGAAACAGTATATTAAAAAAAGTCAATAATAAACATTGAATAAACTATAAACCATATTATATAACAATATTAATTATTACTAATTTATTTGCATCGCATCACACAGCACGCGATAAACATCTCAGTCGTCTCATTAAATAAAAAACCCATAAAACTAATTATTTAGCAAACGCATGTATCCGCACACAGACGCGGACACAGACCCGGACTCCACCACATAGAAACCATAAAACAGTGAGTTCAATTAACAAGTCAGAACTCAGAAGAGGTGGTGGTGTTTCTTGCCATGGGCCTCTTCGGCTTCCTTCTTTGTCTCTTTCTTCTCGTGGTGCTCGTGGAACGCAAACCCCCCGGCCCCCACCGCCACCGCCGCAGCCACCTCTTCCTCTATCTTGTGCTTGTGCGCATGCTCTGGGTCTTTCCCTGCCTTGTGCTTCTCGTGCTGATCACATCAACAATTTTTCGTTTACAAAAATCAAATacatagcaaaaaaaaaaatttagttctcAAAAAGCAGAGAACAGAGGTTAATTATATTTTACCAGGGCATAAGCACCCGCAGCGGCTACGCCGAGCTCGCCGAGGTGCTCGAGGTGCTTGTGGTGCTTCTCTTCCTTCTTATAATCATGGAAGGGGTCGGAAGCAGCGACTTCGGTGGTTTCGGCGTAGCCGGTGACGCCATCCCCGACGTAAGCGGACTCCGAGTAAACGGCGGAGGTCTCTACGGGTTTGTCTTCGTCCTTGTGGTGGTGGAAGTGGTGGTGGTGGTGCTTCTCCTCTGCCATGGAGTTCTGGATGATTGTAACTGACGATCAACCACGTAGAGTAAATTAAAAGTATACCCGAAAGGGAAATGTAACAGGCAATGAGCGAATGTTATGTGTATATAAATGAAGGAGAGGATGGATGGAAACGGCAGAGGAAGGGGGGTTGGTATTTATAGGGAGGGGACGCCATGGATCGACCTTCCCGAGTTTCCCAACTATCGTGGCTGGCACTAATGCTGTGAGTTGGGATGGACGGTCAGGATTCGTGGGGGTTACACATCTTTATCTACTTTCCGGATAACGTAGCCCCAcgcaaacaaaataataataataacaataatattgtTATTCCTATTATGTCAataaatgttataatattatacttatattattattattattattattagaagaagattttattttactgAGACTTTACCGCTAAGAATTTTCCAACAATTCCTCATGAGGTAGGCTGAAATTTTGAAACAAAGAAGAAAAACTAGTTTTATTTACTTTTCCttcattttgtaaaataatatattgACTTTTAAAAAatgcacacatatatatatatatatatatacttatattcATTTTGTAAAAATAGTAAAACTACACACACGTATATATATTATCCTAGACATAAAAATGTGTGGTGACTACTACCATTTGttatttaaacatttttaaaagtacttaatataaattatttattaattttttaaaaagatcagtaaacttcaatatattaaattttattttaaaattataattttctgaGAACATGGAGAGATGACGGTGACAGCAGGCACTATCTCACCCATAAAAATCTGTGGGCGCTGTGAAAGGAGAAGACTTAATTCCAAGccataatagtaatgataataataaatattgttataataataataataataattattattatattataataatagttattataATCATAATGCAAAGTCTCTTTAGATGTGGCCGACAGTATTTGTATCGCCATCCGGTATCCATAATGGCGATTGCCCGTATTCCCACGCCATGTGGTCCAACATAAAATACGAATGGAGTCATCGGCAGAGGCACCCAAGTTATTGCCGACCATTGCAAAAATTATTGATGACGTGCGCGGCAtgaatttcaaaatataaatttagatttgaatatatttaaataaattttaatatgattttatatttaaattaatcataaattttgttaaatttaagATTCTGAGTAAGATTATTTACTGAAATCAACATAATTTTATTACTATatgtattttaattaaattaattagttaTGTCTATGGTAAAATAATATTGATTTCAATGTAAATACGCGGTGAACTTAATAATTTCTTCCTACAATAATATATTGTATGATAGATTTATTTGGATCACTAAGTTtattgaaaagaagaaaaaaaataaaataaaatttattaatttaataagaTCAAAAGTTAATGATGTGcgaaatcaaatttttatttattaattttttatatattcttttagttttcttgataactaaacgtgaaaaaaataaatcaattgtattttcctttttttttttcctcaatatttttaaaattctaaatagagcacaaatcttcaaattcgtcataTAAATCTAATTTGTGATTCATTAAGCATTAAATTTATATGTTATTTTGATGTTATTACATGTGAAATTGCTGTGTTTCCTTATATGCATTTGAGTTATTTGTGTTTCCTTATAGGCGTTCGAGTTATTTTACTAGCTACTCCTTATATTTTAACTAGTAACCGTGTGCATTTAACATCATCAAGATTGAAACAACTATCTTTCCTTTTTAACTCATtttatgatattatggtattcCAATGAGTTCTTATATCTTGACCATACGcatttatcatttcatttatattaagcAAATATGGAAACAGAGAAAATGGAAACGAAATTTAATGGCCTTGAAGAGGATGAGCTGTAGCGAAGGAGCTAGCTTTCATATGCTGGACTGATAATGTCCGCGTACTAAAATGACTTATTAAATGTCCCAATTACTCCCTTCCTTTCCTATCCATTCAATATAACTATATAATGAAGCAATTGTACGTGAATGTGTATatagtgaagtgagtgagcgaggagtgtgagagtgctgaaggtgagagagagaaaaagtgtgagaagagttgagttgagttgagtgtgtgtctcctaTTCTTGTTTTTCTCTTAGATTATAGTATATTCGATGTGCTCCATGGAtgtaggtcagattagaccgaaccatgtaaatttggtatttttattttgtgtgcttgttttacttgtatgggtgattattgttcctagatccctaactattggtatcaaagctagatCGGAGCAAAGTCGCCAGATCAGAGCAAAAATGCTAGATCGGAGCAAAGTCGCCAGATCGGAGGTCCCAGGagctatattgtgctaattacttgtctaaggaaaattctgtctaggaaagtgagacttaagcggtccattgtgaccACCCACTTCCCTAGGAATTTACTTGGtgtaatttagcacaatcatcaTTGGGCCCCACTGCCATGTCATCAGTCAACCCAGTCCAGCGTGACGTCATTGTGCTGCATCAGAAGAGTTTAGTCAGCATCCTTATCAGTGCCGCATCAGTGCTATGTCAGATCCACGTTAGCAGACACGTGTCAGTCGCCATGTCATCTTTGGGCCCACTGCCACATCAGCACCATGTTAGCAATCGGGTCCATTTttcgaacgacttgaaccatttttaaggttttcgGCCATTTAGGATTCAACTGTGTTGTCCATTTGAACTGATTCTATCTCTAGATTGACGAATTGAGATGTAAAACAAAAATAACTTAAAAATCGAGATGTTTAATGACACCAACTTCGGTTACCGAAAGATGTAGATTGAgaactacttgtttggtaaggagttgcacttaccattgaaggaaaATCCAAATTCCATGGCAGAGGAGAAATGGGAGTTGCTTAACTAAAAAGCTATCGGAGCTATCTAGACGACAatggcaaagtctgttgccttcaatatcaagcatataacaacCACCAGGTCTCTTATGAATGCGCTCTCCAACATGTACGAGCCACCATCAGCCtccaataaggtacacttaatgaagaagttatttaccatgaacatgtacGCAAGTAAAAGTTTTAGTAAACATCTGAATAATTTCAATGCGCTGTCAGATCAACTCGCCCTAATTGAAATCAAGTTTTACAGTGAGATTCGTGCCTTATTGATTCTTAGTTAGTTGCCTGAGAGTTGAAAAGGTATTGTTACTACGATCAGTAATTCCGTAGAAAAATCAAAACTGAACTTTGATGAAGTcattagcatgattttgacggaagagatCATGATGCAGTCAAATAGTGCTTCCATTTCAAGTTTAGCCTTAAACGTGGAAAGTCGAAGGAGAGATTTATGGAAAGGAAGCGGGTctggacgatcaaacaatcgcGGCAGATCTACGACCAGGCGATCCAAATATAGAAATCCTAGAGGTTCCCAAGGCACAAAGAATATTGAGTGCTGGAGTTGTGTAAAGTTCGGTCATTTCAAAAACCAGTGCAAAGGTCCAAGAAAGGAATACGGGGCGAAGACCGAAGCAACTGAAGAAGGtaatatgttgatatgctctttggagagcaagaaggAGTCCTGGGGTTTTAGACTctagagcctcatttcatgccacttgcagtacAGATTACCTAGAGGAGTATATACTAGGTGACTTCAGCAAGGTATACCTTGataatgatcaaccttgcgacataatAGGCAAGagaattgtgaagatcaagatgaacgggtcagtatggaagctgaaggatgtcagatatattccagacctgagaaagaacttgatctcagttggtcaactggcagatgagagatacaccacaacattcattggcgatgagaatttaggtatactcccaagggggggggggggtggattggGTTTTTGAAATTTCTTTATAACTTTGTTTCACAAATTCCTTAGTTTAAGTATTAACCTAGCTAATTGatttttagcaatcacacaaacacaataatatttatcaacaatCCTTACAAGTTCAGTCAATAATCCTTTAATAATCCAAATTCAATCTTTTATGAATGAATGATGTTAAAGATCAGTTTGATAAAAAATCTCAGAACTTTAATATTCAgaatcaaaattttcttcaataataaatagtgataatttcaaaataatttcagAAGGTTGATTTTATAAAGTCTACAACTTTCTTTCAAtgaaataattaaattaacaaaatCAATTTCAGTTGTGATATTCAAAAATCAGTATTCAAATTTACTTTGAACTTGTCAAACTAACCAGTGATAACCAATATGTTCCTTGATTTCAAGCATGAACCAAAATCAGTTTTTCAGCAACTTCTGATATGCAGCAAGTTCTTAATAAACATATACGCAGATTATAACCTtgcaataaagtaaagagattagggaagaaaAGCTgaaaccagattttttacaaggttcagccagaagcctatgtccttgccccaagcaacatgctgtgaggattttcctttcccaaTTTCGTTACCAAGATAAGTTagaacctctctctctcaaaggtggagttcgcaTCTCTAATGAGAATCCCCTCTCACTATGCAAAGATACAACAATCTtgaatcgtcaagaaaacaagaaacaaagagCAACTTTTGTTCGCACAAGTAAAACTCTCAATTAGAGCATGTTACCTTTGGTgtattcccgagaggggggggggggggtgaattggaaatttaaactttttcctaGATTTAACCCAAATATCAGCAATATATCCACAACCTAGGGCTTGTCTATAGAATCCCAAATAcgtagataaataaaatgtgcggaaattaaatcatgcgcaacattcacaaaataacatacatgtgtaggaatgtaaattgcggaaatgtaaagtgaacacacaatatgttattggggttcggccaactatgcctacgtctccgcctctaactcgcaagcttgaggattccactaatgctcacttaacgggtggagcagcaccgtttacaaccaagtcaattcaaggggctgaccttaacctacaccttaccaagatggtgcacctaactttcctaaccaagttTAAGCCAATACGGGACTATTCCataaggcaagtctccctcttcaggccaacgcctggaatacaatgaatatgaaaattttgtacaaacaaatacttcttacacaagtagatatgtactataatacgcacagtataatcaatgtacctcaagtatgtatgaactataagctcagtgctctatgtgtgcaatcaacaatTTATAAgatggataatctcaaatatgcgcaaAGTGTTCTAagaagctaatctttgaaagaaaagtatatcaaatctcaatatcaaattagtgtttcaaagatgctagcaataatattcaaatgaactcaaaaatattttctcaaatgtatctagcacaagagttgtttgaaatctaattttgtaaaatatttttgcacacaaaagtataagcccaaatgagtattgtaatgataatgcaaactcacttaactatacgatttttcccaaccaaagatttatcaaatgaaatcgggggaaaaatctaactcaaccctcaatatgaaaatcaaatatgtaATATACAAGTGAGGGTTTCCAGCACAATATAACAAataataaacactcacaaggctatatttttcaaaggaatggAAGTATTATGAGTATATgtggttggaatgaacaaataggttttaggaaatttgagagagtttttgactaatcctatttgctaatcaccactaatctaagcaaatgagtccctatatatagagaataggtaaattatgaccgttgcggacatatagggtattattagatttgttttaaaaccaattaagaaaattaacctagtttacttaattttaaccctagtaaaaaataatttaaccagcgagattcgggtgcccgaatagactcagtcaaaaattTAGTTTCTAAAGGTTCGAGTGCCCGCAGTCAGGGTCAATtcgctgaacaaaagtcagaagcaTTCTGTCCGAGGTTCGGGGTGTCCGAAACTAAATTCAGTTAATCGAACTaaaaagttcggtcgcccgaggctttTTTGAACACGAAGGTTCGGGCGCCTGTGTTGGTAAAAAGCACTCTGACATGAGTTTAGTCGCTCGAGGGAGATAGGATCATTTCTGGTTTGGTCGCTATTGACcagataggtcacacccagttttgatcatgacaaatactcttgacaCTGATggtttgtactaaggcttgcatgcaggttcaccttatgcatgtactcgaactgaaagacatatcatgatgccGTGTGGTCTTTGTGCAGATGAATGAagaagtttgtgttgtatttgtaattatttttcactttcttcattctgggatgtaattttattatggactgtacacccatttgcatcatgtatgataggtaggtatgctcaaatcgaccatagttggactttaggtacctacacaaaccatagaaagaccttaggaatgTTGACCAAcgtcggattttttcggtgtcctcaaagaacttagaaagaccctaggtcccaacacttacacataaaatagtccccaacatcactcattATATCAGAgaaattaaataaggcaaaattgaacttaaattaaaaatgttaagagtgcttgggcaaccgaaccactGCGTTTAAAACGTTTCGAGCGACTGAACCCTAGacaagtcaaattgttgacttgtGTTCAGGCACCAGAAccattttgagcgtatctccctcgggcacccgaacttgtgtcagaacacttttcaGCTACCCAGGCACTCAAACCTTCATGTTCATTAtgacctcaggcgaccgaattgaTCAGTTCGtttaaccgaacttagcttcgggcacccgaacctcggactgaatgctactgactttggtttagCCAACCGACTCTGATTTCGGGCGCCCGAacctttaaaaaatgaatatttgagtgagtctattcgggcacccgaatctcgcgggataaattaatttttactaaaaattaaaaggggtaaactaggttaa
The sequence above is a segment of the Malania oleifera isolate guangnan ecotype guangnan chromosome 8, ASM2987363v1, whole genome shotgun sequence genome. Coding sequences within it:
- the LOC131161630 gene encoding abscisic stress-ripening protein 1-like, with the protein product MAEEKHHHHHFHHHKDEDKPVETSAVYSESAYVGDGVTGYAETTEVAASDPFHDYKKEEKHHKHLEHLGELGVAAAGAYALHEKHKAGKDPEHAHKHKIEEEVAAAVAVGAGGFAFHEHHEKKETKKEAEEAHGKKHHHLF